In a single window of the Neodiprion virginianus isolate iyNeoVirg1 chromosome 1, iyNeoVirg1.1, whole genome shotgun sequence genome:
- the LOC124308396 gene encoding zinc finger protein 41-like isoform X2 — MTSMFEQQIKSEPMGFYSVASSRSDGSNSMVNLSDDREELSQQEAHLQPQQQQTLQQTLQQHQQQQQQQQQQQQQQQQQQQQQQQQQGQPGPQVPQGQGVPQTAPTRQSTGQQTVKEGSRSKPQACKVCGKVLSSASSYYVHMKLHSGNKPYHCTVCEASFCRKPYLEVHMRTHTGERPFQCELCLKRFTQKSSLNTHKRVHTGERPYACDICQKRFAVKSYVTAHRWSHVAEKPLVCDRCSLTFTSKSQFAIHIRTHTASTTYECNICGRTFVRDSYLIRHQNRVHRDLNQGSSNHNPTTPQSTGGGGSTTGFESPVCDLRYSEGPSSLDPLGGTKGGIAAEIASLTKQNSLQLPLPLLHPQTTN, encoded by the coding sequence ATGACATCGATGTTCGAACAACAGATCAAAAGCGAGCCAATGGGATTTTATTCGGTTGCCTCAAGCCGTTCAGATGGTTCAAATTCAATGGTCAATTTATCGGATGACCGAGAAGAACTTTCTCAGCAAGAAGCTCACTTGCAGCCTCAACAGCAACAGACTCTGCAACAAACGCTGCAGCAACatcaacagcagcagcagcaacagcagcaacagcaacagcaacagcaacaacagcagcagcagcaacaacagcagcaaggTCAGCCGGGACCTCAGGTTCCGCAAGGCCAAGGGGTACCGCAGACAGCTCCGACACGTCAGTCAACGGGTCAACAAACAGTGAAGGAGGGATCACGTTCTAAACCGCAAGCCTGTAAGGTCTGTGGAAAAGTCTTATCTTCAGCATCGTCGTACTACGTTCACATGAAGCTTCATTCGGGAAATAAACCTTACCATTGTACGGTATGCGAGGCAAGTTTCTGTCGCAAACCGTACTTAGAAGTACACATGCGAACACATACAGGCGAACGGCCGTTTCAATGCGAATTGTGCCTAAAACGGTTCACCCAAAAAAGCAGCTTGAATACCCATAAGCGGGTTCATACCGGGGAACGACCTTACGCCTGCGATATTTGCCAAAAACGTTTTGCCGTCAAGAGCTACGTTACTGCTCATCGCTGGAGTCATGTAGCAGAAAAACCTCTGGTGTGCGATCGATGCTCACTTACGTTTACATCTAAGAGCCAATTTGCAATCCATATTCGTACTCACACTGCGAGTACTACGTACGAATGCAATATATGCGGTCGCACTTTCGTGCGTGATAGCTATCTGATTCGGCATCAGAATAGAGTACATCGCGATTTGAATCAGGGCAGCTCGAACCACAATCCGACGACTCCCCAAAGTACCGGTGGCGGAGGCTCTACGACTGGATTTGAAAGTCCTGTCTGTGATCTGCGCTACAGCGAAGGTCCGTCATCCTTGGATCCATTGGGGGGAACAAAGGGTGGCATCGCCGCCGAAATCGCTAGCCTAACTAAGCAAAATAGCTTACAGCTACCTCTTCCTCTACTTCACCCGCAGACAACCAACTAG
- the LOC124308407 gene encoding zinc finger protein 385A-like isoform X1: MQRYTHVHTHIRLNFCFPILLYIHIKGNFKMAVPTENVINTPISDPVTKAVVDNIMGNLPTKKPHVRCEDCDLSFTSQTVLDAHLQGARHAKQVKSKAIMAVLDNTKVAFTKDQETNGLRCNVCNVSLNSIQQLQTHLNGNRHKKKATKGGWNEREASLASFITPPIAAGPILPTKSTFLTCDICNKLFNSQGQYDEHILSKKHCAKLNSTNSPGNKRFVPYRKKQRSIDNSVSYMKSLSNNFIPDGYENYT; this comes from the exons ATGCAACGCTACACgcatgtacatacacacatacgtttgaatttttgttttccc ATATTACTTTACATTCACATAAAGGGAAATTTCAAGATGGCAGTACCTAcagaaaatgtaataaatacacCCATTAGTGATCCAGTAACAAAAGCGGTGGTAGATAATATAATGGGAAATTTACCTACAAAGAAACCACATGTCCGTTGTGAAGATTGTGACCTCTCATTCACCAGCCAAACAGTTCTGGACGCACACCTACAGGGTGCTCGACATGCCAAGCAG GTAAAATCCAAGGCTATCATGGCCGTTCTGGACAATACCAAAGTTGCTTTCACTAAGGATCAAGAAACCAATGGGCTGCGGTGCAACGTCTGCAATGTTTCCTTGAATTCAATCCAACAACTGCAGACACATCTGAATG GCAATCGTCACAAAAAGAAGGCTACAAAAG GTGGGTGGAATGAGAGAGAGGCATCACTTGCCAGTTTTATAACACCACCGATTGCTGCAGGACCCATCTTGCCGACAAAAAGTACCTTCCTGACATGTGATATTTGCAACAAGTTATTCAACTCTCAGGGCCAATATGACGAg cacATACTGTCAAAAAAGCATTGCGCGAAGCTGAACAGTACTAACAGCCCAGGGAACAAGCGGTTTGTTCCctacagaaaaaaacaaaggagCATTGATAATTCTGTGTCTTACATGAAATCGCTatcgaacaattttattcCAGATGGctatgaaaattatacataa
- the LOC124308396 gene encoding zinc finger protein 771-like isoform X1 produces MQKFNVDWYAGYEQLVKRNLTLLPHQQTAQQPQPQQQQQQQQLVHPQQADIMTSMFEQQIKSEPMGFYSVASSRSDGSNSMVNLSDDREELSQQEAHLQPQQQQTLQQTLQQHQQQQQQQQQQQQQQQQQQQQQQQQQGQPGPQVPQGQGVPQTAPTRQSTGQQTVKEGSRSKPQACKVCGKVLSSASSYYVHMKLHSGNKPYHCTVCEASFCRKPYLEVHMRTHTGERPFQCELCLKRFTQKSSLNTHKRVHTGERPYACDICQKRFAVKSYVTAHRWSHVAEKPLVCDRCSLTFTSKSQFAIHIRTHTASTTYECNICGRTFVRDSYLIRHQNRVHRDLNQGSSNHNPTTPQSTGGGGSTTGFESPVCDLRYSEGPSSLDPLGGTKGGIAAEIASLTKQNSLQLPLPLLHPQTTN; encoded by the exons ATGCAGAAATTTAAC GTGGATTGGTACGCGGGATATGAGCAGCTTGTCAAGCGCAACCTGACTCTGCTCCCCCATCAGCAAACCGCCCAGCAACCGCAGCcccagcagcagcaacagcagcagcagctggTTCACCCCCAACAAGCTGACATCATGACATCGATGTTCGAACAACAGATCAAAAGCGAGCCAATGGGATTTTATTCGGTTGCCTCAAGCCGTTCAGATGGTTCAAATTCAATGGTCAATTTATCGGATGACCGAGAAGAACTTTCTCAGCAAGAAGCTCACTTGCAGCCTCAACAGCAACAGACTCTGCAACAAACGCTGCAGCAACatcaacagcagcagcagcaacagcagcaacagcaacagcaacagcaacaacagcagcagcagcaacaacagcagcaaggTCAGCCGGGACCTCAGGTTCCGCAAGGCCAAGGGGTACCGCAGACAGCTCCGACACGTCAGTCAACGGGTCAACAAACAGTGAAGGAGGGATCACGTTCTAAACCGCAAGCCTGTAAGGTCTGTGGAAAAGTCTTATCTTCAGCATCGTCGTACTACGTTCACATGAAGCTTCATTCGGGAAATAAACCTTACCATTGTACGGTATGCGAGGCAAGTTTCTGTCGCAAACCGTACTTAGAAGTACACATGCGAACACATACAGGCGAACGGCCGTTTCAATGCGAATTGTGCCTAAAACGGTTCACCCAAAAAAGCAGCTTGAATACCCATAAGCGGGTTCATACCGGGGAACGACCTTACGCCTGCGATATTTGCCAAAAACGTTTTGCCGTCAAGAGCTACGTTACTGCTCATCGCTGGAGTCATGTAGCAGAAAAACCTCTGGTGTGCGATCGATGCTCACTTACGTTTACATCTAAGAGCCAATTTGCAATCCATATTCGTACTCACACTGCGAGTACTACGTACGAATGCAATATATGCGGTCGCACTTTCGTGCGTGATAGCTATCTGATTCGGCATCAGAATAGAGTACATCGCGATTTGAATCAGGGCAGCTCGAACCACAATCCGACGACTCCCCAAAGTACCGGTGGCGGAGGCTCTACGACTGGATTTGAAAGTCCTGTCTGTGATCTGCGCTACAGCGAAGGTCCGTCATCCTTGGATCCATTGGGGGGAACAAAGGGTGGCATCGCCGCCGAAATCGCTAGCCTAACTAAGCAAAATAGCTTACAGCTACCTCTTCCTCTACTTCACCCGCAGACAACCAACTAG
- the LOC124308467 gene encoding 60S ribosomal protein L11, whose product MADVKKVAEKKTRKEPKDASKNVMREVRIRKLCLNICVGESGDRLTRAAKVLEQLTGQQPVFSKARYTVRSFGIRRNEKIAVHCTVRGAKAEEILERGLKVREYELRKENFSGTGNFGFGIQEHIDLGIKYDPSIGIYGLDFYVVLGRPGFNVAHRRRKTGKVGFQHRLTKEDAMKWFQQKYDGIILAGKK is encoded by the exons aTGGCG GACGTCAAAAAAGTAGCGGAGAAAAAGACCAGAAAGGAACCAAAGGATGCGTCCAAAAATGTTATGCGTGAAGTACGAATTCGCAAACTCTGCCTTAACATTTGCGTGGGAGAATCCGGTGACAGACTAACGCGTGCTGCCAAG GTGTTGGAGCAGCTTACTGGACAACAGCCTGTCTTTTCTAAGGCCCGTTACACTGTACGTTCGTTTGGTATTCGTCGTAATGAAAAGATTGCTGTTCACTGTACCGTAAGAGGAGCAAAAGCTGAGGAGATACTTGAGCGTGGTCTGAAG GTACGTGAATATGAGTTACGCAAAGAAAACTTCTCTGGTACTGGAAACTTTGGTTTTGGTATCCAAGAACATATCGACTTGGGTATCAAGTATGATCCTAGCATTGGTATCTACGGTCTTGATTTCTACGTCGTACTTGGACGTCCTG GTTTCAATGTAGCTCACAGAAGAAGGAAGACTGGTAAAGTTGGTTTCCAACATAGACTCACCAAGGAAGATGCTATGAAGTGGTTCCAACAGAAATATGACGGTATCATTCTGGCTGGTAAAAAGTAA
- the LOC124308407 gene encoding zinc finger protein 385A-like isoform X3, translated as MAVPTENVINTPISDPVTKAVVDNIMGNLPTKKPHVRCEDCDLSFTSQTVLDAHLQGARHAKQVKSKAIMAVLDNTKVAFTKDQETNGLRCNVCNVSLNSIQQLQTHLNGNRHKKKATKGGWNEREASLASFITPPIAAGPILPTKSTFLTCDICNKLFNSQGQYDEHILSKKHCAKLNSTNSPGNKRFVPYRKKQRSIDNSVSYMKSLSNNFIPDGYENYT; from the exons ATGGCAGTACCTAcagaaaatgtaataaatacacCCATTAGTGATCCAGTAACAAAAGCGGTGGTAGATAATATAATGGGAAATTTACCTACAAAGAAACCACATGTCCGTTGTGAAGATTGTGACCTCTCATTCACCAGCCAAACAGTTCTGGACGCACACCTACAGGGTGCTCGACATGCCAAGCAG GTAAAATCCAAGGCTATCATGGCCGTTCTGGACAATACCAAAGTTGCTTTCACTAAGGATCAAGAAACCAATGGGCTGCGGTGCAACGTCTGCAATGTTTCCTTGAATTCAATCCAACAACTGCAGACACATCTGAATG GCAATCGTCACAAAAAGAAGGCTACAAAAG GTGGGTGGAATGAGAGAGAGGCATCACTTGCCAGTTTTATAACACCACCGATTGCTGCAGGACCCATCTTGCCGACAAAAAGTACCTTCCTGACATGTGATATTTGCAACAAGTTATTCAACTCTCAGGGCCAATATGACGAg cacATACTGTCAAAAAAGCATTGCGCGAAGCTGAACAGTACTAACAGCCCAGGGAACAAGCGGTTTGTTCCctacagaaaaaaacaaaggagCATTGATAATTCTGTGTCTTACATGAAATCGCTatcgaacaattttattcCAGATGGctatgaaaattatacataa
- the LOC124308407 gene encoding zinc finger protein 385A-like isoform X2: MQRYTHILLYIHIKGNFKMAVPTENVINTPISDPVTKAVVDNIMGNLPTKKPHVRCEDCDLSFTSQTVLDAHLQGARHAKQVKSKAIMAVLDNTKVAFTKDQETNGLRCNVCNVSLNSIQQLQTHLNGNRHKKKATKGGWNEREASLASFITPPIAAGPILPTKSTFLTCDICNKLFNSQGQYDEHILSKKHCAKLNSTNSPGNKRFVPYRKKQRSIDNSVSYMKSLSNNFIPDGYENYT, translated from the exons ATGCAACGCTACACgcat ATATTACTTTACATTCACATAAAGGGAAATTTCAAGATGGCAGTACCTAcagaaaatgtaataaatacacCCATTAGTGATCCAGTAACAAAAGCGGTGGTAGATAATATAATGGGAAATTTACCTACAAAGAAACCACATGTCCGTTGTGAAGATTGTGACCTCTCATTCACCAGCCAAACAGTTCTGGACGCACACCTACAGGGTGCTCGACATGCCAAGCAG GTAAAATCCAAGGCTATCATGGCCGTTCTGGACAATACCAAAGTTGCTTTCACTAAGGATCAAGAAACCAATGGGCTGCGGTGCAACGTCTGCAATGTTTCCTTGAATTCAATCCAACAACTGCAGACACATCTGAATG GCAATCGTCACAAAAAGAAGGCTACAAAAG GTGGGTGGAATGAGAGAGAGGCATCACTTGCCAGTTTTATAACACCACCGATTGCTGCAGGACCCATCTTGCCGACAAAAAGTACCTTCCTGACATGTGATATTTGCAACAAGTTATTCAACTCTCAGGGCCAATATGACGAg cacATACTGTCAAAAAAGCATTGCGCGAAGCTGAACAGTACTAACAGCCCAGGGAACAAGCGGTTTGTTCCctacagaaaaaaacaaaggagCATTGATAATTCTGTGTCTTACATGAAATCGCTatcgaacaattttattcCAGATGGctatgaaaattatacataa